A DNA window from Camelina sativa cultivar DH55 chromosome 17, Cs, whole genome shotgun sequence contains the following coding sequences:
- the LOC104758747 gene encoding GDSL esterase/lipase 2-like gives MESSRSVSITFFAYTLSFLIGSINCGDDNNNNNNNLVTNQSALFVFGDSVFDAGNNNYIDTLASFRSNYWPYGQTTFKFPTGRVSDGRSIPDFIAEYAWLPLIPPYLQPSNGNNQFTYGVSFASAGAGALVGTFPGMVIDLRTQLNNLKKVESSLRSKLGDAEGKRVISRAVYLFHIGVNDYQYPFSTKSSLFQSNPKEIYVDFVVGNTTAVIKEVYKIGGRKFGILNMGAYDCAPASLIIDQTKKGSCFKPVTELINLHNEKLWNSLRRLERELSGFKYALHDYHTSLSERMNNPSKYGFKEGKKACCGTGPLRGINTCGGRMGVSQSYELCENVTDYLFFDHFHLTEKAHRQIAELIWSGPTNVTEPYNLKALFELN, from the exons ATGGAAAGCTCTCGATCAGTTTCAATCACCTTCTTTGCGTACACACTAAGCTTTTTAATCGGATCCATCAACTGCGGAGAcgacaataacaacaacaacaacaatttagtaacaaatcaatctgctttgtttgtgtttggagaTTCTGTGTTCGATGCCGGAAACAACAACTACATCGATACTCTTGCCAGTTTCCGGTCTAATTACTGGCCGTACGGTCAAACCACTTTCAAGTTCCCAACTGGAAGAGTCTCCGACGGACGTTCAATTCCTGATTTTATTG CGGAGTACGCATGGTTACCGTTGATCCCACCATATCTACAACCAAGTAACGGTAACAATCAGTTTACTTATGGAGTTAGTTTTGCTTCCGCCGGTGCCGGAGCTTTAGTCGGAACCTTTCCCGGAATG GTGATAGATTTGAGAACACAATTAAACAACTTGAAGAAAGTTGAAAGTTCGTTGAGGTCTAAGTTGGGAGATGCAGAGGGGAAGAGGGTTATCTCAAGAGCAGTTTATCTGTTTCATATTGGAGTCAACGATTATCAGTATCCATTCTCTACAAAATCTTCCCTTTTCCAATCCAATCCCAAAGAGATTTACGTAGATTTTGTTGTCGGTAACACAACGGCCGTGATTAAG gaAGTGTATAAAATTGGAGGAAGGAAGTTTGGAATCTTGAACATGGGAGCTTATGATTGTGCACCAGCGTCATTGATTATAGACCAAACAAAGAAAGGATCGTGTTTTAAGCCGGTCACGGAGCTGATCAATCTGCACAACGAGAAGCTTTGGAATAGTTTGAGGAGGCTAGAGCGTGAACTATCCGGATTCAAATACGCTCTTCATGACTATCACACTTCCCTATCCGAAAGAATGAACAATCCTTCGAAATACG GGTTTAAGGAGGGAAAGAAGGCATGTTGTGGAACCGGACCGTTGAGGGGAATCAATACTTGTGGAGGCCGAATGGGAGTATCTCAAAGTTACGAGTTATGCGAAAACGTTACAGATTATTTGTTCTTCGATCATTTTCATTTGACTGAGAAGGCACATCGACAAATCGCAGAGCTGATTTGGAGCGGACCGACCAATGTCACTGAACCATATAATCTCAAAGCACTATTTGAACTTAATTAA
- the LOC104760025 gene encoding ubiquitin-like, translated as MQISLTTVKGKNINLEVEDSSDIIDLKIHGPTRQLVLGLGPDPGPGVVMRIFVSTIKEKTFILEVKGSDTIKNVKTMIHDQGGPPVDQLNLNFHGTKLENSRTIADYNIRPRANLVIIQSGCIC; from the coding sequence ATGCAGATCTCGCTTACTACGGTGAAGGGAAAGAACATAAACCTTGAAGTGGAGGATAGCTCGGACATCATCGACCTCAAGATCCACGGACCTACACGTCAAttggttcttggccttggtcCGGATCCTGGTCCGGGTGTAGTCATGCGGATTTTTGTATCGACTATAAAGGAGAAAACATTCATCCTAGAGGTTAAGGGGTCCGATACCATTAAAAATGTCAAGACCATGATCCATGATCAAGGAGGACCCCCAGTGGACCAGCTGAATCTGAACTTTCATGGCACGAAGCTTGAAAACAGTCGAACCATAGCTGACTACAACATCAGACCCCGCGCGAACCTTGTCATTATTCAGAGTGGTTGCATTTGctga